In the bacterium genome, one interval contains:
- a CDS encoding substrate-binding domain-containing protein translates to MINQINDDLLLGRRFYWLLIILLLFTGCGPKPTVKGSNKSLKVAIISREVSTPYLESLIKGAQRAATEQKAVLVFQKLPQEEDPCKTVQCQVNALQEAIKSKVDAIVLDPVDTNALAASIKSAVDSKIPVVLIESGPDAKLAQAIIGPDSTDTGKKAARQLVSLINNKGTIVFLPAAAIDSLQQQRISFTLAVKQERKIKVIECAFPVLDSHPDLSALNITLDALNKSTPDLKGIYIAHETAIPLVLEYIRTHPSAKKWKIVAYGMTTESLHALKQSKTIQCLITPDAESIGYCAVTNALRILHNESFEPKKAIPMLVLKK, encoded by the coding sequence ATGATTAATCAAATTAATGATGACTTACTATTGGGCCGACGCTTCTATTGGTTATTGATTATCCTTTTATTGTTTACAGGGTGCGGTCCTAAACCTACGGTTAAGGGAAGCAACAAGTCTCTTAAAGTGGCGATTATTTCTCGTGAAGTATCAACTCCCTATTTAGAATCGCTTATAAAAGGCGCGCAACGAGCTGCTACCGAGCAAAAAGCAGTTCTTGTTTTTCAAAAGCTGCCTCAAGAGGAAGACCCCTGTAAAACAGTTCAGTGTCAGGTCAATGCTCTTCAAGAAGCCATCAAAAGCAAGGTCGATGCAATCGTTCTTGATCCTGTCGATACTAATGCGCTTGCCGCTAGTATTAAATCGGCAGTTGATTCGAAAATACCGGTCGTATTAATCGAATCAGGACCGGATGCAAAGCTTGCTCAGGCAATTATCGGGCCTGACAGTACAGATACAGGCAAAAAAGCTGCTCGCCAATTGGTCTCATTGATCAATAATAAAGGAACAATAGTTTTCTTGCCAGCCGCAGCCATCGATTCGCTTCAGCAGCAACGCATTAGCTTTACTCTAGCTGTAAAACAGGAACGAAAGATTAAAGTCATCGAATGCGCCTTTCCCGTGTTGGATTCCCATCCGGATTTATCCGCTTTAAATATTACGTTAGATGCACTGAATAAGTCCACCCCCGACTTGAAAGGCATTTATATTGCTCATGAAACCGCAATTCCGCTTGTTCTGGAATACATCCGAACGCATCCTTCAGCGAAAAAGTGGAAAATTGTTGCCTATGGAATGACGACAGAATCACTTCACGCCCTGAAACAGTCTAAGACCATCCAATGCCTAATAACTCCAGATGCCGAATCCATCGGTTATTGCGCCGTAACTAATGCCCTTCGAATCCTCCACAACGAAAGCTTCGAACCCAAAAAAGCCATCCCGATGCTGGTGTTGAAGAAGTAA
- a CDS encoding zf-HC2 domain-containing protein — MDPILRLVEKMAVNSRGGTKMNCKKVTDSLLEYIDGSLDTQLLEVIESHLATCDSCSHRLKILNVETQMLKSYFRWSNSQAANE, encoded by the coding sequence ATGGACCCAATATTGCGATTAGTTGAAAAGATGGCGGTAAACTCACGAGGTGGAACAAAGATGAATTGCAAGAAGGTTACAGATAGCCTTCTTGAATACATAGATGGCTCATTGGATACCCAATTATTGGAAGTAATTGAGTCTCATCTTGCTACTTGTGATTCCTGCTCTCACCGTCTTAAAATCCTCAATGTTGAGACCCAAATGCTAAAGTCCTATTTCCGTTGGTCAAACAGTCAAGCCGCTAACGAGTAG